The Nocardioides humi genome includes a region encoding these proteins:
- a CDS encoding response regulator transcription factor, producing MSARSTVPHRILVVDDDRAVRESLRRSLAFNGYDVHLAGDGAEALAGIGAVAPDVVVMDVMMPKLDGLEATRALRAAGNDVPILVLTARDAVGDRVEGLDAGADDYLTKPFALEELLARLRALLRRVTPIVDGAEEEVLSFADLTMNVTTREVRRGSRLIELTRTEFTLLEMFLRRPRRVLDRSFILEEVWGYDFPTTANSLEVYVGYLRRKTEAEGEPRLIHTVRGIGYVLRATES from the coding sequence GTGTCCGCCCGTTCCACCGTCCCGCACCGCATCCTCGTCGTCGACGACGACCGGGCCGTGCGGGAGTCGCTGCGGCGCTCGCTCGCCTTCAACGGGTACGACGTCCACCTGGCCGGCGACGGCGCGGAGGCCCTGGCGGGGATCGGGGCGGTCGCGCCCGACGTGGTCGTGATGGACGTGATGATGCCCAAGCTCGACGGGCTGGAGGCCACGCGCGCACTGCGGGCCGCGGGGAACGACGTACCCATCCTGGTGCTGACCGCCCGCGACGCCGTCGGCGACCGGGTGGAGGGCCTCGACGCCGGGGCGGACGACTACCTCACGAAGCCGTTCGCGCTGGAGGAGCTGCTCGCCCGGCTGCGCGCGCTGCTGCGCCGGGTGACGCCGATCGTGGACGGCGCCGAGGAGGAGGTGCTCTCCTTCGCCGACCTCACCATGAACGTCACCACCCGCGAGGTGCGCCGCGGCAGCCGGCTGATCGAGCTGACGCGCACCGAGTTCACGCTGCTGGAGATGTTCCTGCGGCGGCCGCGGCGGGTGCTCGACCGCAGCTTCATCCTCGAGGAGGTCTGGGGCTACGACTTCCCCACCACCGCGAACTCCCTCGAGGTGTACGTCGGCTACCTCCGCCGCAAGACCGAGGCCGAAGGCGAGCCGCGGCTGATC
- a CDS encoding fructosamine kinase family protein produces the protein MARQPVVAGRAEQLLGSAVVATAPVAGGDICTAVKLRLSSGRTAFLKTLSPAPPHFFEREAAGLRWLAEADPGGGVATPEVLGVDTDCLILEWVEAARPNAEAAGAFGRALAATHGAGAGAFGAGDDGYIGRLPLPNGPLPTWAEFHAERRIAPYLKVLRDKGIVTAEDAATIEAAAARGAAIVPDEPPARLHGDLWNGNVLWAAGDRVVVVDPAAYAGHREVDLAMLALFGLPQLPQVMAAYHEAAPLAEGWEERLGFHQLFPLLVHACLFGASTAPGRPARRSATCSGATCSGAPWSGPYPRLVPDPQVITVSAVVVRDRSGALLAGHVLPALERLSAPAQAHRP, from the coding sequence ATGGCGCGGCAGCCGGTCGTCGCCGGCCGGGCCGAGCAGCTGCTCGGCTCCGCCGTGGTGGCCACCGCGCCGGTGGCCGGCGGGGACATCTGCACGGCGGTCAAGCTGCGCCTCTCGAGCGGCCGGACGGCGTTCCTCAAGACGCTCAGTCCCGCGCCCCCGCACTTCTTCGAGCGTGAGGCGGCCGGCCTGCGCTGGCTCGCGGAGGCCGATCCCGGCGGCGGTGTCGCGACCCCCGAGGTGCTCGGCGTCGACACCGACTGCCTGATCCTGGAGTGGGTCGAGGCCGCGCGCCCGAACGCCGAGGCCGCGGGCGCCTTCGGCCGCGCGCTCGCCGCCACCCACGGCGCCGGCGCCGGCGCGTTCGGGGCCGGCGACGACGGCTACATCGGCCGCCTGCCGCTGCCGAACGGCCCGCTCCCGACCTGGGCGGAGTTCCACGCCGAGCGCCGGATCGCGCCGTACCTCAAGGTCCTGCGCGACAAGGGCATCGTCACCGCCGAGGACGCCGCCACCATCGAGGCGGCCGCCGCCCGTGGCGCCGCCATCGTCCCCGACGAGCCGCCCGCCCGGCTGCACGGCGACCTGTGGAACGGCAACGTGCTGTGGGCGGCCGGCGACCGCGTGGTCGTCGTCGACCCGGCGGCGTACGCCGGGCACCGCGAGGTCGACCTCGCCATGCTGGCGCTGTTCGGCCTCCCCCAGCTGCCCCAGGTGATGGCCGCCTACCACGAGGCCGCGCCGCTGGCCGAGGGCTGGGAGGAGCGGCTCGGCTTCCACCAGCTGTTCCCGCTGCTCGTGCACGCCTGCCTGTTCGGGGCCAGTACGGCGCCCGGGCGGCCCGCGCGGCGCAGCGCTACCTGTAGCGGCGCTACCTGTAGCGGCGCTCCCTGGAGCGGGCCGTACCCTCGCCTCGTGCCGGATCCGCAGGTCATCACCGTCAGCGCCGTCGTCGTCCGCGACAGGTCGGGGGCGCTGCTGGCCGGGCACGTCCTCCCGGCCCTGGAGCGCCTCTCAGCACCTGCTCAGGCCCATCGGCCATGA
- a CDS encoding phage holin family protein yields the protein MAIEPLREEPTIGRLIKDAQTDFSTIMRKEIQLAKAELKVSVTAGGIGLGLIGAALFILVLAVIMLSVAIAYFIHWNGQGLDLHWAFLIVFGFYVLVALLLILLAIRRFKKVKAPERAIEQGREIPRALKGQA from the coding sequence ATGGCCATCGAACCGCTCCGCGAAGAGCCGACCATCGGACGTCTCATCAAGGACGCGCAGACCGACTTCTCCACGATCATGCGCAAGGAGATCCAGCTCGCGAAGGCGGAGCTGAAGGTCAGCGTGACGGCGGGCGGCATCGGTCTGGGCCTGATCGGCGCGGCGCTGTTCATCCTGGTGCTGGCCGTCATCATGCTCTCGGTGGCGATCGCCTACTTCATCCACTGGAACGGCCAGGGCCTCGACCTGCACTGGGCCTTCCTCATCGTCTTCGGGTTCTACGTTCTCGTCGCCCTGCTCCTGATCCTCCTGGCGATCCGCCGCTTCAAGAAGGTCAAGGCACCCGAGCGCGCGATCGAGCAGGGCCGGGAGATCCCGCGCGCCCTCAAGGGCCAGGCCTGA
- the nhaA gene encoding Na+/H+ antiporter NhaA: MESAGSVLLLAATVAALLWVNLPFDGWASAYDHFWHTPLALELGDWRIEESLQHWVNDGLMTVFFFVVGLEIKYELVHGDLRDPRTAALPIVAAVGGMAVPALLYAAIAGHGEGSSGWGIPMATDIAFAVGVLGLLGRRIPSAARLFLLTLAIVDDIGAILVIALFYTADLSLGWLALALGLLALMALLRAARVWAIPVYAVLGVAAWFALLQSGVHATLAGVAAGLLTPAVALLRPEVATSAAVESLRDRTLDADELDRLRFLTAESVPVVERLQARLHPLSSYVVLPVFALANAGVALGDGVLGEALRSQVVLGIGAGLVLGKPLGIALACLLAVRLGLARMPAGTSWSQLIGVGAVAGIGFTVSLFIAGLSFPDSPLLTAEAKVGILVASAVAAVVGVLMLLAAGRRRPGEEPASGGVS; encoded by the coding sequence ATCGAGTCGGCGGGATCGGTGCTGCTGCTCGCGGCCACCGTGGCCGCGCTGCTCTGGGTGAACCTGCCCTTCGACGGCTGGGCGTCGGCGTACGACCACTTCTGGCACACTCCCCTTGCGCTCGAGCTCGGGGACTGGCGGATCGAGGAGTCGCTCCAGCACTGGGTCAACGACGGGCTGATGACGGTCTTCTTCTTCGTGGTGGGGCTGGAGATCAAGTACGAGCTGGTCCACGGCGACCTCCGGGACCCGCGGACCGCCGCGCTGCCGATCGTGGCCGCGGTGGGCGGGATGGCGGTGCCGGCGCTGCTCTACGCCGCGATCGCCGGCCACGGCGAGGGTTCGTCCGGCTGGGGGATCCCGATGGCGACCGACATCGCCTTCGCCGTCGGCGTGCTCGGGCTGCTGGGACGGCGGATCCCGTCGGCCGCGCGGCTGTTCCTGCTGACGCTCGCGATCGTCGACGACATCGGCGCCATCCTCGTGATCGCGTTGTTCTACACCGCCGACCTCTCGCTCGGCTGGCTCGCTCTCGCCCTGGGCCTGCTGGCGCTGATGGCGCTGCTCCGGGCCGCGCGGGTGTGGGCGATCCCGGTGTACGCCGTGCTCGGGGTGGCCGCCTGGTTCGCCCTGCTGCAGTCCGGCGTCCACGCGACCCTCGCCGGCGTGGCCGCCGGCCTGCTCACCCCCGCGGTCGCCCTGCTGCGGCCCGAGGTCGCCACCTCCGCCGCCGTCGAGTCGCTCCGCGACCGCACGCTCGACGCCGACGAGCTGGACCGGCTGCGCTTCCTGACCGCCGAGTCCGTGCCCGTCGTCGAACGGCTGCAGGCGCGGCTGCACCCGCTGTCGTCGTACGTCGTGCTGCCGGTGTTCGCCCTCGCCAACGCCGGCGTGGCCCTCGGCGACGGCGTGCTCGGCGAGGCGCTGCGCTCGCAGGTGGTGCTGGGCATCGGGGCCGGGCTGGTGCTCGGCAAGCCGCTCGGCATCGCGCTCGCGTGCCTCCTCGCCGTCCGGCTCGGCCTCGCCCGGATGCCGGCGGGGACGTCGTGGTCGCAGCTGATCGGCGTGGGCGCGGTGGCCGGCATCGGGTTCACCGTCTCGCTGTTCATCGCCGGCCTGTCCTTCCCGGACTCGCCGCTGCTCACCGCCGAGGCGAAGGTCGGGATCCTGGTCGCGTCGGCGGTCGCCGCCGTGGTGGGTGTGCTCATGCTGCTCGCGGCGGGTCGCCGGCGCCCGGGCGAGGAGCCTGCTTCCGGCGGTGTCTCGTGA
- a CDS encoding iron chaperone has translation MGSIDDYLAGLDEGDRAAIERVYAIAREMVPDAEQGRGYGMAALVHRGKPLVSVMRAKRHIGVYPFSPDAVAAAAPLLEGFEVDKGTIRFQPDRPLPEEAIRAFLAARRAQIEG, from the coding sequence ATGGGCAGCATCGACGACTACCTCGCCGGGCTCGACGAGGGAGACCGGGCGGCGATCGAGCGGGTGTACGCGATCGCCCGGGAGATGGTGCCTGACGCGGAGCAGGGCAGGGGCTACGGCATGGCGGCGCTGGTCCATCGGGGCAAGCCGCTCGTGTCGGTGATGCGGGCCAAGAGGCACATCGGCGTCTACCCGTTCAGCCCGGACGCGGTGGCGGCCGCGGCGCCGTTGCTGGAGGGCTTCGAGGTCGACAAGGGCACGATCCGGTTCCAGCCGGACCGGCCGTTGCCCGAGGAGGCGATCCGGGCGTTCCTGGCGGCGCGGCGGGCGCAGATCGAGGGCTGA
- a CDS encoding pyridoxamine 5'-phosphate oxidase family protein: MPSLHPVDWSALPVTLTAFWTEYHLCTLSTLDRHGAPHAVPVGATLDPENGCAWIITRRGSQKVANVRRDPRLTVTQVDKGRWATLVGTGEVLEDAASIARACERYAARYRTPEPNPERVAIRISVERVLGSALVLPD; the protein is encoded by the coding sequence GTGCCCTCACTCCACCCCGTCGACTGGTCCGCGCTGCCGGTGACGCTCACCGCGTTCTGGACCGAGTACCACCTCTGCACCCTGAGCACGCTCGACCGGCACGGCGCCCCGCACGCCGTACCCGTCGGCGCGACCCTCGACCCCGAGAACGGCTGCGCGTGGATCATCACGCGCCGCGGCTCGCAGAAGGTCGCCAACGTGCGCCGCGACCCCCGGCTCACCGTCACCCAGGTCGACAAGGGCCGGTGGGCGACGCTGGTCGGCACCGGCGAGGTGCTCGAGGACGCCGCGTCGATCGCCCGCGCCTGCGAGCGGTACGCCGCCCGCTACCGCACGCCCGAGCCGAACCCCGAGCGGGTGGCGATCCGGATCAGCGTGGAGCGGGTCCTCGGGTCGGCGCTGGTGCTGCCGGACTGA
- a CDS encoding winged helix-turn-helix transcriptional regulator, whose amino-acid sequence MKSYGQYCGLARSLEVVGNRWNLLVVRQLLIGPARYRDLLDGLPGIATNLLADRLRDLEAAGVVERRPGGRGSTVEYALTPWGAELRTPIEDLIRWSTPLMVRGPEGDRFRPEWLTVALPALLRTRVRRTTTVGLEVGEGQLFQLRATRSGVAIDPHDGRDLDATVHTSAHVLLGLASGALTLEDAQALGAIEIEGDPAAVRTVLGD is encoded by the coding sequence ATGAAGAGCTACGGCCAGTACTGCGGGCTCGCCCGGTCGCTGGAGGTCGTCGGGAACAGGTGGAACCTGCTCGTCGTCCGCCAGCTCCTGATCGGCCCCGCCCGCTACCGCGACCTGCTCGACGGGCTGCCGGGCATCGCCACCAACCTGCTCGCCGACCGGCTCCGCGACCTGGAGGCCGCCGGCGTCGTCGAGCGGCGACCGGGCGGCCGGGGCAGCACGGTGGAGTACGCGCTCACCCCCTGGGGCGCGGAGCTGCGCACGCCGATCGAGGACCTGATCCGCTGGTCCACGCCGCTGATGGTCCGCGGTCCCGAGGGCGACCGGTTCCGTCCCGAGTGGCTCACCGTGGCCCTCCCCGCCCTGCTGCGGACCCGCGTCCGCCGGACGACGACGGTGGGGCTGGAGGTCGGCGAGGGACAGCTGTTCCAGCTGCGCGCCACCCGCTCCGGCGTCGCGATCGACCCCCACGACGGCCGCGACCTCGACGCCACGGTCCACACCTCCGCCCACGTCCTCCTCGGCCTCGCCTCCGGCGCCCTCACCCTCGAGGACGCCCAGGCGCTCGGCGCCATCGAGATCGAGGGCGACCCGGCCGCCGTACGGACCGTCCTCGGCGACTGA
- a CDS encoding alpha/beta fold hydrolase, translating to MSATAATRPAWVDDDLFPFESRFVEIDGNTVHYVDEGSGPTLLFLHGNPTWSFLWRDVIRDLRDDFRCVALDYPGFGLSTPRPGYRYHPEEHADVVTGFVDALGLDGVTLVGQDWGGPIGLAAVQRRPAAFERLVLANTWAWPVNGDLYFELFSRIGGAGPLRFLARRLDLVVNAFVPTGHRRRKPTAAEMAHYRRAQDTPGRRQASAVLPGRITASRAFLAEVESGLPGIAHLPTLIVWGAADRVFRPKERERLEEVFPDHETVLVEGAGLYVESDAPEEFAAVVRDWPAGS from the coding sequence ATGAGCGCCACCGCCGCCACCCGGCCCGCCTGGGTCGACGACGACCTGTTCCCGTTCGAGAGCCGCTTCGTGGAGATCGACGGGAACACGGTCCACTACGTCGACGAGGGCTCCGGCCCGACCCTGCTGTTCCTGCACGGCAACCCGACCTGGTCGTTCCTGTGGCGCGACGTCATCCGCGACCTGCGCGACGACTTCCGGTGCGTCGCGCTGGACTACCCGGGCTTCGGCCTGTCCACGCCAAGGCCGGGCTACCGCTACCACCCCGAGGAGCACGCCGACGTGGTCACCGGGTTCGTCGACGCGCTCGGCCTCGACGGCGTCACCCTGGTCGGGCAGGACTGGGGCGGCCCGATCGGGCTCGCCGCCGTGCAGCGCCGGCCGGCGGCCTTCGAGCGCCTGGTGCTCGCCAACACCTGGGCCTGGCCGGTCAACGGCGACCTCTACTTCGAGCTCTTCTCCCGCATCGGCGGCGCCGGCCCGCTGCGCTTCCTCGCCCGGAGGCTGGACCTCGTCGTCAACGCCTTCGTCCCCACCGGCCACCGGAGGCGGAAGCCCACGGCGGCCGAGATGGCCCACTACCGCCGGGCGCAGGACACCCCCGGCCGCCGCCAGGCCTCCGCGGTCCTCCCCGGCCGGATCACGGCCAGCCGGGCCTTCCTCGCCGAGGTCGAGTCCGGCCTCCCGGGCATCGCCCACCTGCCGACGCTGATCGTGTGGGGTGCCGCGGACCGGGTCTTCCGCCCGAAGGAGCGCGAGCGCCTGGAGGAGGTCTTCCCCGACCACGAGACGGTGCTCGTCGAGGGCGCCGGTCTGTACGTCGAGTCCGACGCCCCCGAGGAGTTCGCCGCCGTCGTGCGCGACTGGCCCGCCGGCTCCTGA
- the acs gene encoding acetate--CoA ligase, with protein sequence MSDQTAETLANLLKEDRRFEPPAELAEAANVTADAYAAAAEDREGFWAAAAERLSWDTTWDQVLDWSNAPFAKWYVGGRLNAAYNCVDRHVEAGRGDKVAIHWVGEPEGDTRDITYAQLKDEVSQAANALTALGVRAGDRVAIYLPMIPEAVVTMLACARIGAPHTVVFGGFSADALASRLDDCQAKVVVTADGGYRRGTASALKPAVDEARTKTDVVEKVLVVRRTGQDLGENGWDDAVDVWWHDAVDSASTEHTPEAFDAEHPLYVMYTSGTTGKPKGILHTTGGYLVGSSYTHWAVFDLKPETDVYWCTADIGWVTGHSYIVYGPLANGVTQVLYEGTPDSPEPGRWWKIIADYGVTIFYTAPTAIRSFMKQGHEVPDRFDMSSLRILGSVGEPINPEAYVWYRHVIGGDRTPVVDTWWQTETGAIMISPLPGVTAGKPGSAMTAIPGIEADVVDDEGNSVPNGSGGYLVVTSPWPSMLRTIWGDDQRYVDTYWSRFKAQGYYFAGDGAKKDDDGDIWVLGRVDDVMNVSGHRLSTTEIESALVSHPKVAESAVVGATDPDTGQAVVAYVILRDGAVGDGDLDDRAIVRELSDHVRKEIGPIAKPRQIMIVPELPKTRSGKIMRRLLRDVAEGRVVGDTTTLADSSIMDLISAGQATSTED encoded by the coding sequence GTGAGCGACCAGACAGCCGAGACCCTGGCCAACCTGCTGAAGGAGGACCGGCGGTTCGAGCCTCCGGCCGAGCTCGCCGAGGCCGCCAACGTCACCGCGGACGCGTACGCCGCGGCGGCCGAGGACCGTGAGGGCTTCTGGGCCGCGGCCGCGGAGCGACTGTCGTGGGACACCACGTGGGACCAGGTGCTCGACTGGTCGAACGCCCCGTTCGCGAAGTGGTACGTCGGCGGGCGGCTCAACGCGGCGTACAACTGCGTCGACCGGCACGTCGAGGCCGGCCGGGGCGACAAGGTCGCCATCCATTGGGTCGGCGAGCCCGAGGGGGACACCCGCGACATCACCTACGCCCAGCTCAAGGACGAGGTCTCCCAGGCCGCGAACGCGCTCACCGCGCTGGGCGTGCGGGCCGGGGACCGGGTGGCCATCTACCTGCCGATGATCCCCGAGGCCGTGGTCACCATGCTGGCCTGCGCCCGGATCGGCGCCCCGCACACGGTGGTGTTCGGCGGGTTCTCCGCCGACGCGCTCGCCTCCCGGCTCGACGACTGCCAGGCCAAGGTCGTCGTCACCGCCGACGGCGGGTACCGCCGCGGCACCGCCTCCGCGCTCAAGCCGGCCGTGGACGAGGCCCGCACCAAGACCGACGTGGTCGAGAAGGTGCTCGTGGTCCGTCGTACGGGTCAGGACCTGGGTGAGAACGGCTGGGACGACGCCGTCGACGTGTGGTGGCACGACGCCGTCGACTCCGCCTCGACCGAGCACACCCCGGAGGCGTTCGACGCCGAGCACCCGCTCTACGTCATGTACACCTCGGGCACGACCGGCAAGCCGAAGGGCATCCTGCACACCACCGGCGGCTACCTGGTGGGCTCGTCGTACACGCACTGGGCGGTGTTCGACCTCAAGCCCGAGACCGACGTGTACTGGTGCACCGCCGACATCGGCTGGGTGACCGGCCACTCGTACATCGTCTACGGGCCGCTCGCCAACGGTGTCACGCAGGTGCTCTACGAGGGCACGCCCGACAGCCCCGAGCCCGGTCGCTGGTGGAAGATCATCGCCGACTACGGCGTCACGATCTTCTACACCGCCCCGACCGCGATCCGCTCGTTCATGAAGCAGGGCCACGAGGTCCCCGACCGCTTCGACATGTCCTCGCTGCGGATCCTCGGCTCGGTGGGCGAGCCGATCAACCCCGAGGCCTACGTCTGGTACCGCCACGTGATCGGCGGCGACCGCACCCCGGTCGTGGACACCTGGTGGCAGACCGAGACCGGCGCGATCATGATCTCCCCTCTCCCCGGTGTCACCGCGGGCAAGCCGGGCTCGGCGATGACCGCGATCCCCGGCATCGAGGCCGACGTGGTCGACGACGAGGGCAACTCCGTGCCCAACGGCTCGGGCGGCTACCTCGTCGTCACCTCGCCGTGGCCGTCGATGCTGCGCACCATCTGGGGCGACGACCAGCGCTACGTCGACACGTACTGGTCGCGGTTCAAGGCGCAGGGCTACTACTTCGCCGGCGACGGCGCCAAGAAGGACGACGACGGCGACATCTGGGTGCTCGGCCGGGTCGACGACGTCATGAACGTCTCCGGCCACCGCCTGTCCACCACCGAGATCGAGTCCGCGCTCGTCTCCCACCCCAAGGTCGCCGAGTCCGCCGTGGTCGGCGCGACCGACCCCGACACCGGCCAGGCCGTGGTGGCGTACGTGATCCTCCGCGATGGGGCAGTCGGCGATGGCGACCTCGATGACAGAGCCATCGTCCGCGAGCTGTCCGACCACGTGCGCAAGGAGATCGGCCCGATCGCCAAGCCCCGGCAGATCATGATCGTCCCGGAGCTGCCCAAGACCCGCTCGGGCAAGATCATGCGCCGCCTGCTCCGCGACGTCGCCGAGGGCCGCGTCGTCGGCGACACCACCACCCTGGCCGACTCCTCGATCATGGACCTGATCTCCGCCGGGCAGGCCACGTCGACGGAGGACTGA